One window from the genome of Candidatus Limnocylindria bacterium encodes:
- a CDS encoding redoxin domain-containing protein, with product MAAPKGRNKLATETTTLKVGDGAPDFTLRAHDGSEVTLSKLRGRRVVLAFFAFAFTNTUNSEAPALNALQERFAGGSAQVMGISCDSVYTLKAWAESLGGTKYPLCSDFWPHGKVTQAYGVFNAEVGRPERAIIVVDAAGIVRYIDVHQLREVPDEEEIAEALEKCD from the coding sequence ATGGCCGCGCCGAAGGGTCGCAACAAGCTCGCGACCGAGACCACAACGCTGAAGGTCGGCGACGGCGCACCTGACTTCACGCTCCGCGCGCACGACGGAAGCGAGGTCACGCTCTCGAAGCTGCGCGGACGGCGTGTGGTGCTCGCGTTCTTCGCGTTCGCGTTCACCAACACCTGAAACAGCGAAGCGCCTGCGCTCAACGCTCTTCAGGAGCGTTTCGCCGGCGGCAGTGCCCAGGTCATGGGCATCTCATGCGACAGCGTGTACACGCTCAAGGCCTGGGCGGAGTCTCTTGGCGGCACGAAGTACCCGCTGTGCAGCGACTTCTGGCCGCACGGGAAGGTGACCCAGGCTTACGGCGTGTTCAACGCCGAGGTCGGAAGACCCGAGCGCGCGATCATCGTCGTCGACGCCGCGGGCATCGTCCGTTACATCGACGTGCATCAGCTGCGTGAGGTCCCGGACGAAGAGGAGATCGCGGAGGCGCTGGAGAAGTGCGACTAG
- a CDS encoding protein-L-isoaspartate(D-aspartate) O-methyltransferase, with product METVRRRAEMLRLLERFGIRDRSVLEAMARVPREEFVSPADRDVAYGDHALAIGEGQTISQPYVVARMTELLATEAEHCILEVGTGSGYQAAVLAELVREVISIERHASLADAARDRLVRLGYANVRVIHADASLGYPPEAPYDRILITAATPGIDPALAQQLTADGRIVAPVGDLDLQELVVRDARGHEQRHGAVKFVPLRGEAGFRG from the coding sequence GTGGAGACGGTACGCCGGCGAGCCGAGATGCTGCGGCTGCTCGAGCGGTTCGGCATCCGCGATCGCAGCGTTCTCGAGGCCATGGCGCGCGTGCCGCGGGAGGAGTTCGTTTCTCCGGCCGACCGCGACGTGGCCTACGGCGACCACGCGCTCGCGATCGGCGAGGGACAAACGATCTCGCAGCCGTACGTCGTCGCGCGCATGACCGAGCTGCTCGCGACCGAGGCCGAGCACTGCATCCTCGAGGTCGGCACGGGCTCGGGGTATCAGGCCGCGGTCCTCGCCGAGCTGGTGCGAGAGGTGATATCGATCGAGCGCCACGCGTCGCTCGCCGACGCCGCACGCGATCGTCTCGTTCGCCTCGGCTACGCGAATGTTCGCGTCATCCACGCCGATGCATCCCTTGGCTATCCGCCCGAGGCGCCGTACGACCGCATCCTCATCACGGCGGCGACGCCAGGGATCGACCCGGCACTCGCGCAACAGCTCACGGCCGATGGTCGCATCGTCGCGCCGGTGGGCGATCTCGATCTTCAGGAGCTCGTCGTGCGCGACGCGCGTGGCCACGAGCAGCGCCACGGAGCTGTGAAATTCGTCCCGCTTCGCGGCGAGGCGGGATTCAGGGGATGA
- a CDS encoding CAP domain-containing protein has translation MNGSALVRWVRTLLVCLTLALSSVVGAPPAPAAAAVSDDMMLLANQLRYAIGAPTLTPDSRVVAAAQNHANYSSANGQSGHFETVGLPYYTGYSARDRVAAMGLSTTFVSEVATGGSSGVAGVRQLWDAPYHRLGIMHPSAATMGWGFSTLNGRNTTVGDITYDFGIRSVDFVRSPAHDQTNIPTSWSGNESPSPLPAGATRPVGYPIMVVYSGGQNVVMRGAEVVAPGGVRLPIYYAPQQFEYDYQVIIPQSPLAANTTYHVRFDITVGGTWLTNEWDFSTGSTIVGGGGSSGGGGSTPPPAADNGLHSAWMSQTAVPALQPATTQSVSLLFRNSGTKTWQKGVAGSQVALGISGDNTTFSALGMNVGWPSANRVAVQNEPSVAPGGIASFTFAIKAPFSAGLVNIPLRPVVDGVAWLEDQGVTVPVMTTVNYHSRWLTQSPYPTLRAGQVSGQLQISFINTGSQTWTKGLLGQEARLGVNRDNETWAGLGVGWPSANRVAFQSEANVPPGGVGTFVFQVRAPMTPGVYAINLRPVIDAVTWMEDQGVFLYVTVVP, from the coding sequence ATGAACGGGTCAGCTCTCGTGCGCTGGGTGCGCACTCTCCTCGTCTGCCTGACGCTTGCCCTGTCGAGCGTCGTGGGCGCGCCGCCTGCGCCAGCTGCGGCTGCGGTGTCGGACGACATGATGTTGCTCGCCAACCAGCTGCGCTACGCGATCGGGGCGCCCACACTCACCCCGGATTCACGGGTCGTCGCGGCGGCGCAGAACCACGCCAACTACAGCTCGGCCAACGGCCAGAGCGGTCACTTCGAGACGGTGGGCCTGCCGTACTACACCGGCTATTCCGCGCGCGATCGCGTGGCGGCGATGGGACTCTCGACCACGTTCGTGAGCGAAGTTGCGACCGGCGGCTCAAGTGGGGTCGCAGGCGTGCGTCAGCTCTGGGACGCCCCCTATCACCGGCTCGGGATCATGCACCCAAGTGCTGCGACGATGGGTTGGGGCTTCTCGACGCTGAACGGTCGCAACACGACCGTCGGCGACATCACCTACGACTTCGGCATCCGGTCCGTCGATTTCGTGCGCTCTCCCGCGCATGACCAGACGAACATCCCGACGTCGTGGAGCGGGAACGAATCACCGAGTCCGCTTCCCGCGGGAGCAACGCGACCGGTCGGCTACCCGATCATGGTCGTCTACTCCGGTGGGCAGAACGTCGTGATGCGTGGCGCCGAGGTCGTCGCCCCCGGCGGTGTGCGCCTTCCGATCTACTACGCACCGCAGCAGTTCGAGTACGACTACCAGGTCATCATCCCGCAGAGTCCGCTGGCGGCGAACACGACCTATCACGTGCGGTTCGATATCACGGTAGGCGGCACGTGGCTGACCAACGAGTGGGACTTCAGCACCGGCTCAACGATCGTCGGCGGTGGTGGCAGCAGTGGCGGTGGTGGCTCGACGCCGCCCCCGGCGGCTGACAACGGGTTGCACTCGGCCTGGATGTCCCAGACCGCCGTGCCGGCGCTCCAGCCGGCGACCACGCAGAGTGTGAGCCTGCTGTTCCGCAACTCTGGGACGAAGACGTGGCAGAAGGGCGTGGCCGGAAGTCAGGTCGCGCTCGGCATAAGCGGCGACAACACGACCTTCAGCGCCCTCGGAATGAACGTCGGCTGGCCATCCGCGAACCGCGTCGCGGTGCAGAACGAGCCCTCGGTCGCGCCGGGCGGGATCGCTTCGTTCACCTTCGCCATCAAGGCGCCGTTCTCCGCGGGTCTCGTGAACATCCCGCTGCGACCGGTGGTCGATGGCGTCGCCTGGCTCGAGGACCAGGGCGTCACCGTGCCGGTCATGACGACGGTGAACTATCACAGCCGCTGGCTCACGCAGTCGCCGTATCCGACGCTGCGAGCGGGCCAGGTCAGCGGTCAGCTGCAGATCAGCTTCATCAATACCGGCAGCCAGACGTGGACGAAGGGACTGCTCGGCCAGGAGGCGCGACTCGGCGTGAACCGTGACAACGAGACGTGGGCCGGCCTCGGGGTCGGGTGGCCCTCCGCCAACCGTGTCGCGTTCCAGAGCGAGGCGAACGTTCCTCCAGGAGGCGTGGGGACTTTCGTGTTCCAGGTCCGCGCGCCGATGACACCGGGCGTCTACGCGATCAACCTGCGTCCCGTCATCGATGCCGTCACATGGATGGAGGACCAAGGCGTTTTCCTCTACGTGACCGTGGTCCCCTAA
- a CDS encoding sulfurtransferase produces MTPYAHPETLVETDWLAQHAKDPDVRVFEVDVDTSSYDQGHAAGAIGVNWKTDLQQHPVRDLLDKKQLEEFLSKNGVTKDTTIAVFGDNNNWFAAWFLWLLKYYGHKDVRLVNGGRAKWVAEGRPLVTEKPSFPRSEYRAQGPDASIRALRDYVLEKVTGNGTKIIDVRSPKEYSGELLAPEALPQEGAQRGGHIPGAQNVPWATAVAEDGRFKTADELKTIYEGKGLSRGTETIAYCRIGERSAHTWFVLRYLLGHERVRNYDGSWTEWGSLIGVPIEKG; encoded by the coding sequence ATGACCCCATACGCGCATCCCGAGACGCTCGTCGAGACCGACTGGCTCGCGCAGCACGCCAAGGATCCGGACGTCCGCGTCTTCGAGGTCGACGTCGACACATCGTCGTACGACCAGGGCCACGCGGCGGGCGCGATCGGCGTGAACTGGAAGACCGATCTGCAGCAGCACCCCGTCCGCGATCTGCTCGACAAGAAGCAGCTCGAGGAGTTCCTCTCGAAGAACGGCGTCACGAAGGACACCACCATCGCGGTCTTCGGCGACAACAACAACTGGTTCGCCGCCTGGTTCCTCTGGCTGCTGAAGTACTACGGCCATAAGGACGTGCGCCTGGTCAACGGAGGCCGCGCGAAGTGGGTCGCGGAGGGCAGGCCGCTCGTCACCGAGAAGCCGTCCTTCCCGCGCAGCGAATACCGCGCGCAAGGCCCGGATGCCTCGATCCGCGCGCTCCGCGATTACGTGCTCGAGAAAGTGACGGGCAACGGCACGAAGATCATCGACGTGAGATCGCCGAAGGAGTACTCGGGTGAGCTCCTCGCACCGGAGGCCCTTCCGCAGGAAGGTGCGCAGCGCGGCGGTCACATCCCCGGCGCGCAGAACGTCCCGTGGGCGACGGCGGTCGCTGAAGATGGACGCTTCAAGACCGCGGACGAGCTGAAGACGATCTATGAGGGCAAGGGCCTGAGCCGCGGGACGGAGACCATCGCGTACTGCCGCATCGGCGAGCGCAGCGCCCATACCTGGTTCGTGCTGCGCTATCTGCTCGGTCACGAGCGCGTCCGCAACTACGACGGCTCGTGGACGGAGTGGGGCAGCCTCATCGGAGTGCCGATCGAGAAGGGCTAG